The Schistocerca gregaria isolate iqSchGreg1 chromosome 2, iqSchGreg1.2, whole genome shotgun sequence genome contains the following window.
TGCTTCCTCATGTTGTAGTCCATGATGAAGTGTGGTTTATTGGTTCCTTCATCAGCTGTGCATTCACTGCGCTTGGTGCTAAGAAGACCAACACATTTAAATCTTTTTTGGAGGGAGGGGGCACATATGACAACATTGTGATATCTTTTTGATATACAAACGGTGAGGGCCCAATATTCCTCGAATTTAGATGTAGGGATTCctgttttatttttcttatgaGTTTCCACGCTAGTGAAGTGCTTCTGCAAAGGTGAGACTGTCAATAGA
Protein-coding sequences here:
- the LOC126335772 gene encoding uncharacterized protein LOC126335772; this translates as MSMWSLTSCQINLSPLQKHFTSVETHKKNKTGIPTSKFEEYWALTVCISKRYHNVVICAPSLQKRFKCVGLLSTKRSECTADEGTNKPHFIMDYNMRKQGVDAVNQMCNTYSVACVTKRWTMAVWLTELDIAGISTQILFHSNAGNTRKHMRIYLKQ